The Flavobacterium jumunjinense genome includes a region encoding these proteins:
- a CDS encoding IS3 family transposase (programmed frameshift) produces MNKSENRPAKRSQRDYNLGFKLAVISQVEKGELTYKQAQKKYGIQGRSTVLVWLRKFGNLDWSNLKLLFMVKSKETPAQSIKRLEKELADEKLKNTVLNTMIDISDSQYGTQIRKKFSPKPIRRIQQEEGISMSRTCRLFGVSRQAIYQQEARCLEREKELLIVKQLVEKQRRIMPRLGTRKLYFLLEQSFVENRIKIGRDAFFAYLKREKMLVKPMKNYTKTTFSKHWLRKYPNLFKDIDINRIEQVFVSDITYIKSNKRTHYLSLVTDVFSRKIVGYHLSDDMSAESVVKALRMAVKNRKTNLQLIHHSDRGLQYCSKIYQNELTKNNIIASMTDGYDCYQNALAERINGILKQEFLIYKCKSGDELNLLVRESVECYNSKRPHLSLNMKTPNFVYEKTSEVNFTGFN; encoded by the exons ATGAATAAATCAGAAAACAGGCCAGCAAAGCGTAGTCAACGCGATTATAATCTGGGCTTTAAATTAGCTGTTATTTCTCAAGTAGAAAAAGGCGAACTTACCTATAAGCAAGCTCAAAAGAAGTATGGAATTCAAGGTAGAAGTACAGTTTTGGTTTGGTTAAGAAAATTTGGTAATTTAGATTGGAGTAACCTCAAGCTTTTGTTTATGGTCAAATCTAAAGAAACTCCAGCCCAAAGCATTAAAAGATTAGAGAAAGAATTAGCTGATGAGAAGCTTAAAAACACAGTGCTAAACACCATGATTGATATCTCAGATAGTCAATACGGTACTCAAATTAGAAAAAAGTTTTCACCCAAAC CCATCCGACGCATCCAACAAGAAGAAGGCATAAGTATGTCCAGAACTTGTAGATTGTTTGGGGTAAGCCGACAAGCTATTTATCAGCAGGAAGCACGTTGTTTAGAACGAGAGAAAGAATTATTAATAGTAAAGCAACTCGTTGAAAAACAAAGAAGAATTATGCCTCGATTAGGCACAAGAAAACTTTATTTTTTACTAGAACAATCTTTTGTTGAAAATAGAATTAAAATCGGGAGAGATGCATTTTTTGCTTATTTGAAAAGAGAAAAAATGCTAGTTAAACCAATGAAAAATTACACAAAAACCACCTTTTCTAAACACTGGTTACGTAAGTACCCCAATTTATTTAAAGATATCGATATCAACAGAATAGAACAGGTTTTTGTTAGTGACATAACTTATATAAAATCTAATAAAAGAACTCATTATCTATCATTAGTTACAGATGTTTTTAGCAGAAAAATAGTTGGTTATCATTTGAGTGATGACATGAGTGCAGAAAGTGTGGTTAAGGCCTTAAGAATGGCAGTAAAAAACAGAAAAACAAACCTTCAATTAATACATCACTCAGACAGAGGTTTACAATATTGTTCTAAAATTTATCAAAATGAATTAACCAAAAATAATATTATTGCTTCTATGACCGATGGCTATGATTGTTATCAAAATGCTCTAGCGGAAAGAATAAATGGTATTCTAAAACAAGAATTCCTCATATACAAATGTAAATCAGGTGATGAACTTAACCTTTTAGTTAGAGAGTCTGTGGAATGCTATAATAGTAAAAGACCTCATTTGAGTTTAAATATGAAAACACCTAACTTTGTATATGAAAAAACCAGTGAAGTTAACTTCACTGGTTTTAATTAA